The following are encoded together in the Vigna angularis cultivar LongXiaoDou No.4 chromosome 9, ASM1680809v1, whole genome shotgun sequence genome:
- the LOC128194114 gene encoding ABC transporter C family member 8-like, protein MMMMMEIFTGYADDLSLIFLKHFEFTSFCSQRSTIDTINLIFVCVFYASTIVTLIRRNFINGSHTKTRFFLFVSICCAITSVVFYSIALWSLVAKTGNSMANHLSWLACVVRGFVWTSLAVSLLVQGHKWIKVLNSVWWACSFALVSALHIEILFRKHAIEIFDVLLWLLHTLLLFCAFQNLGYFVIQKVPKSLSEPLLAPEVDSEETGLGRASFLSKLTFSWVNSLLSLGYSRTLSLEDIPSILSEDKAHLSHQNFMHAWQSLARERSKNNTKNLVFWSIVRTHLKENILISVYALLRTIAVTVSPLILYAFVNFSNSRDSGETDLREGLTIVGYLILSKVVDSVSQRHWFFCTRRSGLKMRSALMVAVYEKQLKLSNSARTRHSTGEIVNYISVDAYRMGEFPWWFHLTWACTLQILLSISILYGVVGVGALPGLIPLLICGLINVPFAKFQQKCMAQFMISQDERLRATSEILNSMKIIKLQSWEDKFKSLVENLRAKEFIWLSKAQMLKAYGSLLYWMSPTIVSAVVFLGCAVFNSAPLNAGTIFTVLATLRNLSEPVRMIPEALSVLIQVKVSFDRLNTFLFDEELDTSDGNKSYKNRSSINAVEIQAGNFIWNHESVSPTLRDVNLEIKWGQKVAVCGPVGAGKSSFLYAVLEEIPKISGTVNVFGNIAYVSQTSWIQSGTVRENILFGKPMEKTRYENAIRVCALDKDINDFSHGDLTEIGQRGINMSGGQKQRIQLARAVYNDADIYLLDDPFSAVDAHTAAILFKDCVMTALREKTVILVTHQVEFLSEVDTILVMEGGKVTESGKYENLLTAGTAFEQLVSAHTEAITELDQNNENRTSREESQGVYKYQSEGEISTEGQLGMQLTQEEEKEIGDVGFKTFWDYISFSRGPLMLFYIILAQFAFIALQTGSTIWLALAIDIPKITTAFLVGVYSLISFSGVAFVYIRCLLSAYLGLNSSKAFFTSFNTAIFNAPMLFFDSTPIGRILTRASSDLSILDFDITYSITFATCIPIEIFVMIGVMVLVTWPVLIVAIPAIVASKYVQEYYQASSRELMRINGTTKAPVMNFAAETSLGVVTVRAFDMVERFFKNYLKLVDTDATLFFHSNVATEWLLLRIEALQNLTVITSALLLVLFPQGYVSSGLVGLSLSYALSLTSSHIFWTRWYCNLLNYLISVERIKQFVHLPSEPPAIVKDHKPTSSWPSKGRIDLQALQIRYRPNAPLVLKGITCTFREGSRVGVVGRTGSGKSTLISALFRLVEPASGDILIDGINICSMGLKDLRMKLSIIPQEPTLFKGSIRTNLDPLGLYSDDEIWKALGKCQLKETISHLPNLLDSLVSDEGGNWSLGQRQLFCLGRVLLKRNRILVLDEATASIDSATDAILQRIIRQEFEACTVITVAHRVPTVIDSDMVMVLSYGKMVEYDEPSKLMDTNSSFSKLVAEYWASCSKNSS, encoded by the exons atgatgatgatgatggagatTTTTACTGGATACGCTGATGATTTATCATTGATTTTTCTGAAGCATTTTGAGTTCACTTCTTTCTGTTCCCAAAGGAGCACAATAGACACTATAAATCTAATTTTCGTCTGTGTCTTCTACGCTTCCACCATTGTCACTTTAATcagaagaaattttataaatggaagTCATACCAAAACCaggtttttcctttttgtctCTATCTGTTGCGCGATCACTAGTGTTGTGTTTTACAGTATTGCCCTGTGGAGTCTCGTAGCCAAAACTGGAAACTCCATGGCTAACCACCTTAGCTGGTTAGCATGCGTTGTACGAGGATTTGTTTGGACTTCTTTAGCAGTTTCATTGCTTGTTCAGGGACACAAATGGATCAAAGTTCTAAACTCTGTCTGGTGGGCATGTTCCTTTGCACTAGTTTCGGCTCTCCACATTGAAATTCTTTTTAGAAAGCATGCAATAGAAATTTTCGATGTCCTACTATGGCTCTTACACACGCTTCTTCTCTTCTGTGCCTTCCAAAACCTTGGTTACTTTGTCATTCAAAAAGTGCCGAAAAGTTTATCTGAACCGTTGTTAGCTCCGGAAGTTGACTCGGAAGAAACAGGACTAGGTCGTGCTTCCTTTCTGAGCAAGTTGACTTTCTCTTGGGTTAACTCCTTACTCAGTTTGGGTTACTCAAGGACACTATCTCTTGAAGACATCCCTTCCATTCTTTCTGAAGATAAGGCACACCTGTCCCACCAAAACTTCATGCATGCATGGCAATCCCTTGCGAGGGAGAGAAGCAAGAACAACACCAAGAACTTGGTGTTTTGGTCCATTGTTAGAACTCACTTAAAAGAGAACATATTAATATCTGTTTACGCATTGCTCAGAACCATTGCTGTCACTGTTTCTCCTTTAATACTCTATGCTTTTGTCAACTTTTCAAATAGTAGGGATTCCGGGGAGACAGATCTCAGAGAAGGTCTTACCATAGTGGGTTATCTTATTCTCTCCAAAGTGGTTGACTCTGTGTCACAGAGACACTGGTTTTTTTGTACCAGGAGGTCGGGGTTGAAGATGAGATCAGCTCTGATGGTTGCAGTGTATGAAAAACAACTAAAGCTTTCAAACTCAGCAAGGACAAGACACTCGACAGGTGAAATTGTGAATTACATTTCTGTTGATGCGTATCGAATGGGAGAATTCCCTTGGTGGTTTCATCTAACATGGGCATGTACATTGCAAATTCTTCTATCTATCAGTATCCTGTATGGAGTTGTGGGAGTAGGTGCACTTCCCGGTTTAATCCCTCTTCTTATATGTGGACTTATCAATGTGCCATTTGCCAAGTTCCAACAAAAGTGCATGGCACAGTTCATGATTTCACAGGATGAGCGTCTCAGAGCAACTTCAGAAATTCTGAATAGCATGAAAATCATCAAGTTACAGTCATGGGAAGACAAATTCAAGAGTTTGGTTGAGAACCTACGTGCGAAAGAGTTCATTTGGCTATCTAAGGCACAGATGTTGAAAGCTTATGGGTCACTTTTATATTGGATGTCTCCTACCATCGTTTCTGCTGTTGTTTTCCTGGGTTGTGCTGTTTTCAATAGTGCTCCATTAAATGCCGGGACCATATTTACAGTTCTCGCAACGTTGAGGAACTTGTCAGAACCTGTTCGAATGATTCCGGAGGCTCTATCTGTTCTGATACAAGTTAAGGTATCTTTTGATCGTCTCAATACCTTTTTGTTTGACGAAGAACTAGATACCAGTGATGGtaacaaaagttataaaaacCGAAGTTCAATTAATGCGGTAGAAATCCAAGCTGGTAACTTCATTTGGAACCATGAATCAGTATCCCCGACTTTAAGAGATGtgaatttagaaattaaatggGGACAAAAAGTTGCAGTTTGTGGGCCAGTTGGAGCTGGAAAATCATCTTTTTTGTATGCAGTATTAGAAGAGATTCCCAAGATATCAGGAACT GTCAATGTGTTCGGCAACATAGCATATGTTTCTCAAACTTCTTGGATACAAAGTGGGACGGTTCGAGAGAATATACTATTCGGCAAGCCAATGGAGAAAACAAGATACGAGAATGCCATTAGAGTTTGTGCCTTGGATAAGGATATCAATGATTTTAGTCATGGTGATCTTACAGAAATAGGTCAGCGAGGGATTAACATGAGTGGAGGACAAAAGCAAAGGATTCAACTAGCTCGTGCTGTCTACAATGATGCTGACATTTATCTCCTCGATGACCCTTTCAGTGCAGTTGATGCTCACACTGCTGCTATCCTTTTCAAA GACTGCGTAATGACGGCTCTAAGAGAAAAAACAGTAATTCTAGTGACACATCAAGTGGAGTTTCTCTCAGAAGTTGATACAATCCTG GTAATGGAAGGTGGAAAAGTTACTGAATCAGGAAAGTATGAGAATCTCTTAACAGCTGGGACTGCCTTTGAACAACTTGTGAGCGCTCATACGGAAGCAATTACAGAGTTGGATCAGAATAATGAGAACAGAACTAGTAGAGAAGAGTCTCAAGGTGTTTATAAATATCAAAGTGAGGGGGAGATTTCTACGGAGGGTCAACTTGGGATGCAACTtacacaagaagaagaaaaagagattggTGATGTCGGCTTCAAGACATTCTGGGATTATATTTCCTTTTCCAGGGGTCCATTGATgctgttttatataattttggcACAGTTTGCTTTTATTGCTTTGCAGACCGGATCAACGATTTGGcttgctttagccattgataTTCCAAAAATAACTACTGCCTTCTTGGTTGGTGTGTActcattaatttcattttctggTGTTGCGTTTGTGTATATAAGGTGTCTCTTGAGCGCTTATCTTGGATTAAATTCTTCCAAAGCTTTCTTCACAAGTTTCAATACTGCTATCTTCAATGCTCCTATGCTGTTCTTTGACTCAACCCCCATAGGAAGGATTTTAACAAGA GCTTCATCAGATTTAAGTATTTTGGATTTTGACATAACTTATTCGATCACCTTTGCAACATGTATACCAATTGAAATTTTTGTAATGATTGGTGTAATGGTTTTAGTGACATGGCCAGTTCTCATTGTTGCCATTCCTGCAATAGTTGCATCAAAATATGTTCAG GAATATTATCAAGCCTCGTCAAGGGAATTAATGAGGATCAATGGAACCACGAAAGCTCCTGTGATGAATTTTGCAGCTGAAACATCACTTGGTGTTGTTACTGTGAGAGCATTCGATATGGTagaaagattttttaaaaactacttAAAGCTTGTAGACACAGACGCAACACTGTTTTTTCATTCTAATGTGGCCACGGAATGGTTACTTTTGAGGATTGAAGCACTTCAAAATTTGACAGTCATCACTTCAGCTTTGCTACTTGTTCTATTTCCTCAGGGATACGTATCATCAG GTCTTGTGGGACTATCTCTCTCTTACGCACTATCCTTGACGTCATCACATATATTTTGGACTCGATGGTATTGCAACTTATTAAACTATCTTATCTCTGTTGAAAGAATCAAGCAATTCGTTCACCTACCGTCAGAGCCTCCTGCTATTGTCAAGGACCACAAACCTACATCTTCATGGCCTTCCAAAGGCAGGATTGACCTTCAAGCCTTACAA ATTAGATACCGTCCGAATGCTCCATTAGTGCTTAAGGGTATCACTTGCACGTTTAGAGAAGGGAGTAGAGTGGGAGTTGTGGGAAGAACTGGAAGTGGAAAGAGTACACTCATAAGTGCTTTGTTTCGCTTAGTTGAGCCAGCAAGCGGTGACATTCTCATAGATGGGATTAACATATGCTCAATGGGGTTGAAGGATTTGAGAATGAAACTAAGCATCATCCCTCAGGAACCAACTCTTTTCAAGGGCAGCATCAGAACCAACTTAGACCCTTTAGGCCTGTATTCAGATGATGAGATATGGAAG GCTTTAGGGAAATGTCAGCTTAAGGAAACTATCAGCCATCTTCCAAATCTCTTAGACTCTCTGG TGAGTGATGAAGGTGGAAATTGGAGCTTGGGACAACGGCAACTGTTTTGTCTTGGAAGAGTACTGCTAAAGAGGAACAGAATTCTTGTTCTGGATGAAGCCACTGCCTCCATTGACTCTGCCACAGATGCAATTCTACAAAGAATTATCAGACAAGAGTTTGAAGCATGCACAGTTATTACAGTGGCTCACAGGGTTCCCACTGTTATAGACAGTGATATGGTTATGGTCCTCTCCTATG GGAAAATGGTGGAATATGATGAGCCTTCGAAGCTAATGGACACCAACTCTTCATTCTCTAAGCTGGTAGCTGAATATTGGGCCAGCTGCAGCAAGAATTCCTCCTAA